TTATTAAATACGACGAATACCATCGCGACGTTAAAAGGTGCGGAGGATATTTTCGAAAAAGAAACAACCACGAAACAATATCGCGCTTCCTTTTTTATAACTGGATCTTTATCGGCTGTGACGGGCGCAATCGGACTCGTGCCAAATGCGCCATATGCATCGTCATTAGGTTTTTTGCAATCAACAGGAATCCGTGAACGCGCACCATTTATTCTCGGTTCACTCTTATTTGTTTTACTTGGGCTGGTGCCGACATTCAGTGCTTTTTTCTCAACGATTCCACATAGCGTCGGCAATACGGTATTATTCGTTGCTTATATACAATTATTTAGGTCAGCGCTTCGAAATATTGAAGGGCTCACATTCGAACCGAAAACCGTTTATCGAATCGCACTGCCTTCGTTACTCGGATTGTCGATTATGACGCTGCCGCCAGTTGCGTTTCAAACGTTGCCAGAACTGGTACGGCCGATTCTTTCAAATGGCATGCTTGTTGGAATTATCGGGGCTTTGTTGATGGAATTAATTTTTCACGTTCATAGAAATCATTTTACATAAAAGGGGATTATGACAATGGACTATTTATACAATCCATATGCTACAAAAAGACATACAGCATTCGCGAAAAACGGAATGGTCGCGACTTCGCAACCACTTGCTGCTCAAGCGGGGATTGAAATTATGCAACAAGGCGGGAATGCCATCGATACAGCAATTGCGACTGCGGCGGCTTTAACCGTAGTGGAACCGACATCGAACGGAATCGGCGGAGATGCATTTGCACTTGTCTGGGTGGATCATAAATTGCATGGTTTAAACGCATCTGGCCCTGCACCGCAATCCTTGACAATCGAACAAGTGAAAGCAGCGGGGCATGAAAAAATGCCGGTTCACGGATTAACACCCATCACAGTTCCTGGCGTCCCAGCTGCATGGGCAGAACTGGCCAAGAAATTCGGTAAATTACCGCTAATTAAATCGCTAGCACCTGCCATTCGCTACGCAGAAGAAGGCTATCCACTTACACCAATTCTCGGTAAGTATTGGAAAATCGCATACAATCGATTTAAAGAGATAGGTACTTCTGAAGAATTCCATGCATGGTTTGAAACTTTTGCACCGAACGGCAGGGCACCGGAAATCGGAGAAATGTGGCGCTCGCCGGACCATGCAGAAACATTGCGTCTCATTGGCGAATCAAACGCCGAAGCATTTTATCACGGGGAACTTGCTGATAAAATCGATGCGTTCATGGAAAAGCACGGCGGCTATTTACGAAAATCAGATTTAGAAAGCTACAAACTTGAATGGGTGACGCCAATATCAACGAATTACAGAGGGTACGATATTTGGGAAATCCCGCCGAATGGTCAAGGGATGATTACGTTAATGGGACTAAACATTTTATCCGAATTGCCAACACCAATCCCACATGACGTACAATCGTTACACAATCAAATTGAAGCAATGAAACTCGCATTTATCGACGGAAAAGCGTTTATTACAGAACAAGCAGATATGCCAATTGATTATCGTGAATTGCTGTCTAAAGCATATGCAGAAAAACGCGTTAAAAAAATCGGGGAACATGCGACAATTCCTGAACCGCTGGAATTGCCAACAGGCGGTACCATTTATTTAGCGGCTGCGGACGGAGAAGGCAATATGGTATCGTTTATTCAATCCAATTACATGGGCTTTGGTTCGGGTGTTGTTGTACCGGGAACGGGCATTGCACTACAAAACCGCGGCGCCGACTTTATTTTAGAAGCGACACATCCGAACGCTTTGAAACCTGGGAAAAGATCGTACAATACCATTATTCCTGGATTTATCACGAAAGAGGGACAAGCAGTTGGTCCATTCGGTGTCATGGGCGGATTTATGCAGCCACAAGGGCATCTTCAACTGGCAATCAATACGATTGATTACCAATTAAATCCACAAGCAGCGCTCGATGCACCGCGTTGGCAATGGGTGGAGGGGAATAAAGTGCTCGTGGAACCGGAATTTCCAAATCATTTAGCACAAGCCCTTGCTAGACGTGGACATGACATTCAAGCAACCGTCGATGCTGGCTCGTTCGGCCGTGGTCAAATCATTTGGCGAGACCCAAAAACCGGTGTCCTATCAGGTGGAACAGAATCTAGGACAGACGGAGCCATTGCTTTATGGTAAAATAGTTTAAAAAAGCTGACTCGAGTCTCTGGCGGTTGAAGCTGGACTGATTAGTTTGGAATTAAAGGAGCGATTCTCCACATGAATACGAAAACATCTCAAACGGACCCTCGTTTCAAGATTGCACATAGAGAAGCACGGCTTGGCGTTGGTCTTGCGATTTTTAACTTTATTTGGTGGTTCGGTTTTGCGTATGGACTTGGGTCAAGACCTGTTGAAGACTATACATATATATTCGGTTTGCCGGATTGGTTTTTTTATAGTTGCGTCGTCGGTTTTCTCCTCATGTCGGCACTCGTTATTGTCGTGACGAAGTATTTCTTAACCGAAGTGTCATTTGACGAGGAGGTTGAAAAATGATGAATATTGATGTAATCCTACCACTCGTCTTTTTTCTCGTTTTGATTTTCGCAATCGGGTTAATTTCATCGAAGCGCATGGCCCCTGGAAAAAGTTTTCTGAGTGACTACTTTTTAGGTGGGCGTGAACTCGGAGGATTTGTTCTTGCGATGACGATGGTTGCGACCTATGGCAGTGCATCGAGTTTCCTTGGGGGACCTGGAACAGCCTACACGGTTGGATTTGGCTGGATATTGCTCGCGATGGCACAAGTCGTTACTGGCTATTTTGTGTTGCTCATTCTCGGGAAAAAGTTCGCGATCTTGGCACGTAGATACAATGCGGTGACGATGATTGACTTTCTAAAGGCGCGGTATAATAGCCCAGCAGTCGCAATTTTATCTGCCATTGCCATTATTGTCTTTTTATTCTCAGCGATGACTGCACAGTGGGTTGGGGGGGCTCGCCTAATCGAGTCGCTCACCGGACTTCAATATACGACGGCACTCTTTATTTTCGCAGTTTCGGTTCTTGTGTACGTCGTGATTGGGGGATTCCGTGCCGTAGCGGTAACCGATGCGGTACAAGGGGCGATTATGGTTATCGGCACACTCGTTCTACTAATCGGCGTGATTATCGCAGGAGGCGGCGTTCCGGCAATTATGCAAGATTTGCTGAATGAAAACCCGCGCCTTGTCACACCATTTGGTGCAGATGGTTCTTTATCTGCCGCATACGTATCGTCCTTTTGGATACTCGTCGGTGTAGGTGTCGTTGCGTTGCCTCAAATGGCCGTTCGTGCAATGAGTTATAAAAATTCACGCTCGATGCACCGCGCGCTTGTGATTGGTACAATTGTTACGGGTTTTATTATGCTGAACATGCATTTAATCGGCATTTTCGCAAGACCTGTTATGCCAGGCATTGAAATCGGCGACAAAGTGATTCCGCTCGTTGCGCTTGAAGTGTTACCTGCATGGCTTGCTGGAATTGTGCTCGCAGCTCCAATGGCGGCGATCATGTCAACGGTTGATTCATTATTATTGCTCGTTAGCTCGGCGATCGTAAAAGACGTCTACATAAACTTTATTCGACCTGATGCGGAAGAAAGACGCATTAAAATCGTTAGTTTTGGTGTGACAGCCATTTTGGGCATTATTGTCTTTTTACTTGCGCTCAAGCCACCAGAGCTACTCATATTTTTAAATTTATTCTCATTTGGAGGACTTGAAGCTGCCTTCATTTGGCCAGTCGTCCTTGGACTTTACTGGAAATACGGCAATAAATACGGAGCCATCGCTTCGATGATTACGGGCATGCTTTCGTATATCGGTTTACATTTTTATAACCAAGCATTCGGAAATTTATTCGGTGTGCATACCGTGACATTTCCGATCCTATTGTCGTTCATTGCTTATGTCGTCTTTAGTTTGACGGTGAAAAGAGAAGTTTATCGGTTTTGAAAAAAGAGAAGTCATCGGAGTACGGTGACTCTCTTTTACTTTTTGATTAAAAAAGGAGGGGTGCTCATGTGGAAAATCTACGCAACTTTGACGTTGGCGATGTTCGTATGGGGGTTTAACTTACCGCTCCTCAAATACTTATTACTTTACGTTGGACCCGTTACGATGACGGCTTTTCGTTTATTACTTGCAGGTGCAGTCGTTTTTATAATCCTAGCCGCACTGAAATTAATTCGCCTTCCTACGAAAAAAGAATGGCCATACATACTCGGTGGAGCTCTCCTAAACGTCGTAAGTCATCACTATTTCCTCAATATGGGGCTTGAAAGAACTTCGGGTTCGAACGCCAGTCTAATTCTTGGTACTGGCCCCGTGTTAACGGCGATTTCCGTTTCGCTGATTTTTAGAAATTACCCATCCAACATGCAGTGGATTGGCTTTATCCTAGGGCTTGGCGGCGTCAGTTCAGTCGTTCTTGCTGGCGGCGGGATGGCAGGGCTAGCAGTCGGCGATGTGTTTGTTTTCATTTCGATTGCGACACAAGTATTGTCATTTTTAATTATCGCCAAAGCGGCGAAAACCCTTGACCCACGCCTTATGACAGCTTATATGATGGTCATAGGGAGTCTTCTATTAATCGTGATCAGCCTAATCCAAGAACCTGGTGAAATTCGCACATTTCTTGAGGTGCCGACTAATTTCTGGCTAGCCTTTGCCGCGAGTGCAGTTATCGGAACAGCGGTTGGCCATTTACTTTACAACTATTCCGTCGGCGAGGTAGGTCCTTCTAAAGCGGCCATCTTTATAAATTTTAATACGATGTTTGCTTTACTAGGATCAGTGCTGTTTCTTGGTGAAGTGCTTACCGCTCGTCACTTAATTGGCTTTGTGCTGATTATTGCGGGTGTCGTCCTGGGGTCTGGGGCGGCGGAGGAATTGTGGAAACAGCGTCGTAGTAAAACCTCTTCTTAGTTGGAGAGGTTTTTTTAGATGGAATTAATAACCACACCAACGCCCACAAATATTCACACAAAAATTTCAATAAACTATAATAAAGAAAGCAGTCTCACCATCTACCAAGAGGAGGAATTATTGAAATGGCACTTTCCTTGAACTCCCGCATGCAAGCTGCCGAACTTTCTGGAATCCGAAAAATCTCCAATCTGCTCGATCATTACCCAAATGCCATCAACTTAACAGTCGGTCAACCCGATTTTCCGACACCGACAAAAATTAAAGAAGCAGCCATTCACGCGATTCATTCAAATCATACGAGTTACACGACGAACGCGGGGTTACTTGAACTACGACAAGCTGCCAGTGATTTTTTTGCGAATCAATACGGCTTCACTTACAATCCTCAAACTGAAATTATCGTGACGGCGGGGGCGAGCGGGGCAATGGATGCGACGTTTCGCACAATCCTCGAAGAAGGGGACGAAATTATTATCCCGTCACCGATTTACACAGGCTATGATGCACTCATTAAATTAACTGGGGCAACAGCCATCCACTTAGATACAACAAAAACGAACTTCATTCCAGATCCCCAAAAACTTGAAGCACTCATCACACCAAAAACAAAAGCAGTTGTTTTCAATAACCCGTCCAATCCAACTGGCGCTGTCATCCCCAACGAAACGATGGATGGGCTCGTCAAAGTGTTAACGAAACACGAGCTCTTCATCATTTCAGACGAAATATACAGCGAGAATACCTTTGAAGGTACACATCGTTCATTCGCCCAATATCCCGAAATAAGAGATAAACTTTTTCTGATTCATGGCCTTTCTAAATCCCATGCGATGACCGGTTGGCGACTCGGGTTTTTATTCGCGGCCGAAAAGTGGGCGAAACATGTCCTAAAAGCACATGCACACAATACGCTTTGTGCCAATCAACCCGCTCAACACGCAGCGATTTGTGCACTGAACGATTGCACGGAAATCCCAAAAGAAATGAACGAGCAATACATCCGGCGCCGCAACCTTGTCTATCATCGACTTACGGAAATGGGCTTACCAACCATCAAACCCGGCGGTGCATTCTACATGTTTCCTTCGATTCTAGAATTCAATATGACGTCCGAACAATTTGTCCTCACTGTACTACAAGAAGCTGATGTTGCTTTCGTTCCGGGGAGTGCCTTCACACCGCTTGGCGAAGGCTATATCCGTATTTCGTACGCCGCGTCCGATGACCAACTTGAAATTGCGATGAACCGTCTAGAAAAGTGGATCAAGAATTGGCGTGAGAATGAAAGGCATATCGTGCCGGATTCATCGCTTATATGAAATTTTGCCAAATAAAAAGGTTCATGGGGAATTTATGCCCATGAACCTTATCAATGAATCAATCGATTACTTCATATAAACGTTTGTAGCTATTAAATCTTGGTTTCCAGTAACTGTCGTTCACGTTTGCAATGACAATGCCTTTTGAACCTGCGTGAACAAATTGTCCGTTACCGAGGTAAATTCCCATATGAGAAAGTCCTCTTTTGTATGTATTGTCGAAGAATACAAGGTCACCAGGAATTGGATTGCTAATTTCAAATGAACGGCTATAGAAGCCTTCCGTATTTGTTCTTGGAACTGAAATCCCTGACTGATTGAATACGTAGTAAATAAACCCACTGCAATCAAAGCCGCGTGGGGATGAACCGCCCCATACGTATGGAACACCACGATGTGAAAGTGCTTGACTAATAACAGAACTATACGCGCTGATTCCAGAAACTGCAGGTTTAGGGTTTGATGTGCCTACGACTGAGCTAGAATTTGAGCTCGTATTTGAACTTGCTGTGCCACTTACTTTCAGCTTTTGTCCGACGTAGATCATATGGGAATTAAGGCCGTTCATACTCATAAGTGAATTTACACTCAAACCAAATTTGCGACCAATATGGGAGAGCGTATCTCCACGTACAACTGTGTAAGTTGATGTCGAAGCACTTGAGTTTGTCTGTGTGCTTGGACGAGATGTTGTCGTATTTGAACTTGTTCCAGTGTTTGAGTTAGAAGTTGTTGTTCCATTCACTTTTAATACTTGTCCAACACTAATCACGTTCACATTACTAATTCCATTCAACGAAGCTAAATTGGCAACCGTTGTTCTATGAGCAGCGGCAATCCCGCCAAGTGTATCTCCACGTTTTACAGTGTATGTACTAGTTGATTGTGAAGGTGTCGTAGCTGGTTGACTTGTAGCAGTTGAATTGTTTGTAGTTGTTGAACCACCAGCAGAAACTACAAGCCTTTGGTTAGGGAAGATTAAATCTGAACTTAAGTTATTCCATGCTTTTAAATTACTAACTGAAATATTATGTGATGTGGCAATCTTCCATAGTGAATCACCAGATTTTACATTATATGTATCTGAAGATGCTTCTGCATCGCCAACAGCAATCATTGTTGCTAACGTCGTAGTGGCTAAAACCGAAAAGACCGTCTTTTTCAATTTGTAAATGCCTCCTTAATTAGATAAAACTACCTTTCTACTATTCTAGCTTATAAAAAAATATTAACAAGCCGAATCACATTACAAATTGATTACAAATTACCTTATATGACATAATGCGGAGGACTTCTCAAATAATTCCACAGTTTGAGCTGGAATTAAAACCAAAAGCATGAAAAAATACCCTAAGAGAAAGTGACGCTCCCTTAGGATATTTTAGGTTGAAAATTAATTTTTAACTTGCATATGCTCAAGTACCCAATCATGCGTCACATTCTTTTCTTGTTCGACAATTTCTAGTGGGACTACCTTAAAGACACCGCGTTCGTCTTTGGTTACCGCTGTTGGATAAAAAGTAGGTGCCTCCAATGTAATCGGACTGCTTTGATTACGGTCTTTGACAATGGTCAAATGCGCAATTCCACCAATGTCGGTATACTTGAATTTTTGTCCGGAATAAAAATTTCCCAGGGAATAATAGACGATTGTGTCGTTTCCATGGACGCCTTGTAGACGCTCCACTTGCTGCAACACATGCGGATGGTGACCGAAAATGATATCCCCACCTGCATCCGCAATGACTTGGGCGAGCTTGACCTGGGTTTCATTCGCCGTAAGTTCGTATTCGTTGCCCCAATGCATGGAAACAACGACAACGTCTACGCGTTTCTTTAATTCCTCGACCTCACGCGCGATTCGATCCGGGTCAATTCTTGCGACTAAATAATCTTTTCCTTTTGGGGTAGGAATGCCATTTGTCCCGTATGTATACGCCAAAAAGCCAAGTGAGATTTGATTAATCGTGAAAATCCTCGCTTCATTTTGGTCTTCATCGGACAAGTAGGCACCCACATAGGGCATGTCGTATGTTTTGATGTTATGAATCGCAGCGCGTATCCCTTTTTCTCCGTAATCGAGCGTATGGTTGTTGGCAATGGACACCATATCGACACCCACATTTTTCAACCCGTCAATAATATGTGCCGGGCTATTAAAAGCGGGGTACCCACTATAACCAAAATCCTTTCCACCAGGCATTGACTCCTGATTGGCCAATAAAAAATCAATATCTGTCATGATATCTTTCACTTCTGCAAAAGAATCAGTGTAATCCTCATACGTATACAACGGATGGTGTAATAAAATATCGCCAATCATTCCGATTGTCATCTCAACTTTCGGATAGTTGAAATCGTCGAATGAGGCATCCTTTTGTTGGAAATTAGGAGGAACATGTCGTTGTTCATTTTGTGCAAATGAACAACTGCCAAGTAATGCAACAAGCATGATGAGGCCGAATTTTCTTGTCATGATGATTAAATCCTTTCAGGGGTGAACTATTTATCCAAATAGCGAACGAGCGCTTGTGCAGCTTGCCCAGTAGAATACATATTCCATTTATCGGAAAAAGCTCGGATGTTTTGTAAATTAAAGTTGTTAGCATGAATTAACTTAATGATGTCGTCAGTTGAATAAACGACTGGTCCTGGTACGACATTGTCATACTCATCCCAAAACCCGCTCTCTTTTTCATATGCTTCAAGATCATACGGAAAAAAGATTTGTGGCCGATTCAGCAAAGCAAATTCATACGGGAGGGAAGAGTAGTCCGATATTAAGTAATCTGTGACAACAAGTAAATGATTGATATTTGGATAGCTTGATACATTGATTAACCTTTTCCCAGAACACGGAAGATTATTCATTTTTACCGCAGGATGCATCCGGACGAGTAAAACATACTCATCGCCAAGTGCAGTTGTTAACTTTTCGACATCAAGTGCAATCGATTGTCCATTCAACTGATCTCGGCGGAAAGTGGGCGCATATAAAATGACTTTTCTCCCTTTAATTTCCGGATGTTCGGCTAATACAGCTTGCTTCGCTTCCTTAACTGCAGTTTGATCAAAGAAAAAATCAGTTCTTGGAATGCCAGTCTTTAGAAATCGCTGTTCAGTTAAATTAAACGCAGCTTTAAAAATCGGAATCATCTCATCCGAACCGACAACAACTTTGTCGAATCGACGATAAACACTCAAAAAACGCTTGTGGGCAGCAGCCGAACGCTCAGAAACAGCCGGATCTTCTAGCCCAAACTTCTTCACGGCGCCAGCAGCATGCCAAAGCTGAATACATTCAACGCCTGGTTTGAAATTCATCACACTTAAAAACGCGAAGTAGTTATCAACAAATACAACCTTCGCTGTTGCTAGATGGTACATACTCCGAATATATTGAATGAAATTCAAACTATCGTAAGGAATAATCGTTCGCTCACTTGACTTCAACTTGTCGAATACATAGCTTCTCTTATTCGACTGCAAGATGACAACTTTCCCCTTTTTTTGACGAATTATTTCCTGGGCAACGTGTTCTATGTTGTCACCGAAGCTGGATACGAAGACGTATTTGTTTTGGGTGGGGAAGCGTTTGGATATGTTGAAAAGAATTTTGGTTATGGTTAAATAAATTGCGATTAGCAGTTCTTTGATCAATGGTGTGCACCTACTTAAATAAAATAAAAAACTGAATACAGCACTTCTAATAATATAGGTAGTATCACTAATCCTCAATACTAATAGAGTGTACTTAATTATATCAGAAGTCGCCTGATATTATATAAAGGTGTCCAATCAAATCATTTTTCTTACAGATAAAAAAGGTCAAAGTAGAGGTGTCTACTTTGACCGATATATATTTTCTATATGCTTATTAACAAGAGGTTGTGAAGTCTGAGCATTATTATCTTTTAGTAATCTATAAGTACTACTCATAGAAGCATCGAGGTGCTCTTTTCTAGTCTTAACAATTGTAATGATATATTCATAAAAAGGAATATAGGACATTGCTTTTAAAATGAACATGCAAATCGCTACTACTGCTATAAAATAAGGAAATATTAACCAAGATTGAGCCGTTACATCAAAAGGTAATGTATCTTGATATAAATAGATAACGAATGGGTGAAGGAAGTATATTCCCATAGAAAAATTCCCAGCATAAATTAATGCTTTTACGATGGCTACATTAATTTGTATCAACTGATAGTACAGACTTACCAGAACTAAAAAAACAATTGGTACATTGATAAAATATAAGAGGTTCTGGTTTGAATTAATAATCATTTGGTGTGTCTGATAATCAAATATAGTAAGGAATAAAATAATTCCGCCTACTAATATCATATATCTACTATTATTATTTCTGATAAGGTATTCATGTATTTTGGGCCAAAGTTTTACAAATAAAATACCAAGCATGAAATAGTAAATCCATTCTAATAAAAACGCCCTGCTGTTAATGAATTTAGTTAAATAACTATTTCCTAGTATGAATTTGTTCGTCACAAATGTGTAATTTAGATATAGAGAGCAAATCATCATAATAATTATGGTTTTTAATTTACTTACATTTCGAATGACTAAAAATAATAAATAAAATTGAATCACTAAAACAATAAAGTACAGATGGTAATGTGATCCGCCTGTTAAAAACATATACATGAAATCTAACAGTTCTTTTTTGGAAGAAAAGTTAGGAAAGCTATAATTTCGAAAATAAGATTTATAAATTAAGTAAAAAAAGCTCCAGAAAATAAAAGGTAGAAGGATTTTAACGAGTCTACTTTTAATAAATGTACTTAAGTTAAAACCTCTATTTAATGCTTGATTGTATAATAAAAACCCACTGAGCACAGCAAAAAGTGGAGTACCAACCCTCGAAATTTGGTTTAGAAAGTTAGTCAAAACTGTATGATTTCCATCGTATGCATAATAAAATCGGACTCCTACGTGGACCATTACTACCAATAAACAAGCAATCGCACGTACAAAAGTGATTTCATACAAATAACGCTTCTTCAATTGTGACCCCACCCCCCCTTAAAAAAATGTAGAAATTTGTCGGTTTTTGTATAATATTGATATCCAATTTATAATTATATCATAGCTTTTAAACGTTGTAACTGTATTATTTAAGTTCCTTTTCTAATTATTATAAGACTGTGGAAGTTCTGGGGTTATCTTTGATGGAAATTGTCACTATAATAAAATAATCAGCCTCTGTGTGGCTTTCGATGCGTTTTTTGTTTTTTATAGTATAATAGAGATGGAATTTTCTGCGATTTTAAATAGGCGACTTGTATATCGCACCTAATGTATTTTTACGAGTAAATGGAGATATTAGAGACTAGCAAGTAACGTGCTATTGGTTCAGTAATAATTTTTGTTTTATGTATCAGATTTAATAGAGAAAAGATAAACGCTAGAAAGTAGGAATAGTAATGAAGATAAATATTAGGCTTGTAGTATCTTTTTTGGGGGTACTGAGTCTTGTCATACCTTTTGCAATTGAAACGAAGGCAAATCTACCAGAATCTGAAATCGATCGGGTTATTATAACCAACGAATCCTATGATGCATACAAAACTGAATCATCAGGTAGGTTTGATTTAGGGAAAATAAACGAAAATATTACATACGATGAGAAGCTTCCACTAGAGACCTATAAAATTGATATGAATTTACAGTTTGATCCGGAAGAAACTAAAGCAACAATTCATAAACCGGTTAAAAGTTTAATGCGAATTGCAGCAGTGGAAGGCTCAACTAAAAACTTTTGGGTTGTCGACTTTAGAACAAACAAGAACGTTTCAATAGAAGCGGAACTGCTTTATAGAGGCAAGAAATCTGAAGTATGGGTACATAATAATGAAATATCTTCTGAACAAGCAAAACGAATGGGTGAAGAGTTTGATAATAAAATCTACCCACTCATCACCCAAAATTTTGCAGAAGAATCAGATGTCGATGGAAACGGAAAGGTCTCTATTCTTGCTTACGACATACAAGATAATTTTAATGGTTTTGGGACATATGTCAGCGGATATTTCTACAATCGTGATTTATATAAAACAGAGCACTCAAATAATGCCGAAATATTCTATATTGATACATACCCAACAATGGGAATGGATAAGTCGAATTTTGATGTTTCCAAAGCATTTTCAACGTTAGCTCACGAATTCCAACATATGGTCAATTACAATCAAAATGTAATAGTAGAACAAGGAAAAGCAATGGATGAATGGCTAGATGAAGCGATGTCACTTGCTGCAGAGAGAATGTATTCAATTGATTCCATAAGAAACCGTGTATATTATTATGAAACCTCTAATTCCATTGCAAATGGTCACTCTTTGTTATATTGGGATGAACACGGCGATGTATTAGCAAACTATTCTTTATCCTATTTATTTGGCCAATATTTACGTGTTCAGTTAAATCAGGGGGATAAAATATTTAAAGAGATTCTTAAAAAGGATATGCCTACGAAAGAGGCGTTGCAAGCCGTTTTAAATGAAAACTTTGACAATAATAAAAGTATAGAAGAATTTCTTTCTGATTTTAGACAAGCCTTACTAGTTAATGAGGATGAGGGGTTATTTGGATTTAAAGGGGAGAGAGGCTTAACGGCTTTCCAAACCCCGATATATTCTGGAAAGTTGCCAATACAGTTACGTGGTGGCGGTTCGGTAGTTGTGCCGTTCGAGGATGTCGAACAATTTGAAAGACCGAAAGATGTGGGCGAATCAATCAGTTTCCGTTTAATCAACCAGAAGGGGACAGATGAAAATATTCCAGAGACACCAGAGTTAGACCCATTTACTGAGAATGATGATACAATTCGAGGATATGCAGTGCCAGGGAGCATCATCACTGTTTACAAGGATGAGGAAATTGTTGATACAACAATTACCGATGAAAATGGTAGATTCGAGATTTTCGTCGGTAAACAATTGCCGGGTACAATTTTATACATTACTGCAAAAGACAGTGTATCTGGAAACGAGAGTGTAGCAGCAATCATTACCGTAGACAACAGCACTCCTCCATCAAAACCAATTATCAATGAAGTTACAAATACTACTACGATAGTTACAGGAAAAGCTGATTTAAAATCAATTATTAAAATTACTGTTGGTGGGCAAGAAATTGG
This window of the Sporosarcina pasteurii genome carries:
- a CDS encoding aminotransferase class I/II-fold pyridoxal phosphate-dependent enzyme; this encodes MALSLNSRMQAAELSGIRKISNLLDHYPNAINLTVGQPDFPTPTKIKEAAIHAIHSNHTSYTTNAGLLELRQAASDFFANQYGFTYNPQTEIIVTAGASGAMDATFRTILEEGDEIIIPSPIYTGYDALIKLTGATAIHLDTTKTNFIPDPQKLEALITPKTKAVVFNNPSNPTGAVIPNETMDGLVKVLTKHELFIISDEIYSENTFEGTHRSFAQYPEIRDKLFLIHGLSKSHAMTGWRLGFLFAAEKWAKHVLKAHAHNTLCANQPAQHAAICALNDCTEIPKEMNEQYIRRRNLVYHRLTEMGLPTIKPGGAFYMFPSILEFNMTSEQFVLTVLQEADVAFVPGSAFTPLGEGYIRISYAASDDQLEIAMNRLEKWIKNWRENERHIVPDSSLI
- a CDS encoding DMT family transporter, whose translation is MWKIYATLTLAMFVWGFNLPLLKYLLLYVGPVTMTAFRLLLAGAVVFIILAALKLIRLPTKKEWPYILGGALLNVVSHHYFLNMGLERTSGSNASLILGTGPVLTAISVSLIFRNYPSNMQWIGFILGLGGVSSVVLAGGGMAGLAVGDVFVFISIATQVLSFLIIAKAAKTLDPRLMTAYMMVIGSLLLIVISLIQEPGEIRTFLEVPTNFWLAFAASAVIGTAVGHLLYNYSVGEVGPSKAAIFINFNTMFALLGSVLFLGEVLTARHLIGFVLIIAGVVLGSGAAEELWKQRRSKTSS
- a CDS encoding gamma-glutamyltransferase family protein, which gives rise to MDYLYNPYATKRHTAFAKNGMVATSQPLAAQAGIEIMQQGGNAIDTAIATAAALTVVEPTSNGIGGDAFALVWVDHKLHGLNASGPAPQSLTIEQVKAAGHEKMPVHGLTPITVPGVPAAWAELAKKFGKLPLIKSLAPAIRYAEEGYPLTPILGKYWKIAYNRFKEIGTSEEFHAWFETFAPNGRAPEIGEMWRSPDHAETLRLIGESNAEAFYHGELADKIDAFMEKHGGYLRKSDLESYKLEWVTPISTNYRGYDIWEIPPNGQGMITLMGLNILSELPTPIPHDVQSLHNQIEAMKLAFIDGKAFITEQADMPIDYRELLSKAYAEKRVKKIGEHATIPEPLELPTGGTIYLAAADGEGNMVSFIQSNYMGFGSGVVVPGTGIALQNRGADFILEATHPNALKPGKRSYNTIIPGFITKEGQAVGPFGVMGGFMQPQGHLQLAINTIDYQLNPQAALDAPRWQWVEGNKVLVEPEFPNHLAQALARRGHDIQATVDAGSFGRGQIIWRDPKTGVLSGGTESRTDGAIALW
- the panF gene encoding sodium/pantothenate symporter; translation: MNIDVILPLVFFLVLIFAIGLISSKRMAPGKSFLSDYFLGGRELGGFVLAMTMVATYGSASSFLGGPGTAYTVGFGWILLAMAQVVTGYFVLLILGKKFAILARRYNAVTMIDFLKARYNSPAVAILSAIAIIVFLFSAMTAQWVGGARLIESLTGLQYTTALFIFAVSVLVYVVIGGFRAVAVTDAVQGAIMVIGTLVLLIGVIIAGGGVPAIMQDLLNENPRLVTPFGADGSLSAAYVSSFWILVGVGVVALPQMAVRAMSYKNSRSMHRALVIGTIVTGFIMLNMHLIGIFARPVMPGIEIGDKVIPLVALEVLPAWLAGIVLAAPMAAIMSTVDSLLLLVSSAIVKDVYINFIRPDAEERRIKIVSFGVTAILGIIVFLLALKPPELLIFLNLFSFGGLEAAFIWPVVLGLYWKYGNKYGAIASMITGMLSYIGLHFYNQAFGNLFGVHTVTFPILLSFIAYVVFSLTVKREVYRF
- a CDS encoding YhdT family protein encodes the protein MNTKTSQTDPRFKIAHREARLGVGLAIFNFIWWFGFAYGLGSRPVEDYTYIFGLPDWFFYSCVVGFLLMSALVIVVTKYFLTEVSFDEEVEK
- a CDS encoding LysM peptidoglycan-binding domain-containing protein — protein: MKKTVFSVLATTTLATMIAVGDAEASSDTYNVKSGDSLWKIATSHNISVSNLKAWNNLSSDLIFPNQRLVVSAGGSTTTNNSTATSQPATTPSQSTSTYTVKRGDTLGGIAAAHRTTVANLASLNGISNVNVISVGQVLKVNGTTTSNSNTGTSSNTTTSRPSTQTNSSASTSTYTVVRGDTLSHIGRKFGLSVNSLMSMNGLNSHMIYVGQKLKVSGTASSNTSSNSSSVVGTSNPKPAVSGISAYSSVISQALSHRGVPYVWGGSSPRGFDCSGFIYYVFNQSGISVPRTNTEGFYSRSFEISNPIPGDLVFFDNTYKRGLSHMGIYLGNGQFVHAGSKGIVIANVNDSYWKPRFNSYKRLYEVID